In Enterobacter cloacae, the following are encoded in one genomic region:
- a CDS encoding maltose ABC transporter permease MalF: MDVIKKKHWWQSNALKWSAIGLLCLLVGYLVVLMYVQGEYLFAIVTLILSSAGLYIFANRKAYAWRYVYPGVAGMGLFVLFPLICTIAIAFTNYSSTNQLAQERAQQVLLDRSYQAGKTFNFGLYPAGNEWKLALTDEENGKNYVSDTFKFGGEQKLALKEAAALPEGERANLRIITQNRQALTQITALLPDESKVTMSSLRQFSGTQPLYTLADNGTLTNNQSGVKYRPNNDIGFYQSITADGKWGDDKLSPGYTVTIGWDNFARVFTDEGIQKPFFAIFIWTVVFSVLTVLLTVAVGMVLACLVQWESLKGKAIYRVLLILPYAVPSFISILIFKGLFNQSFGEINMMLSALFGIKPAWFSDPTTARSMIIIVNTWLGYPYMMILCMGLLKAIPDDLYEASAMDGAGPFQNFFKITLPLLIKPLTPLMIASFAFNFNNFVLIQLLTNGGPDRLGTTTPAGYTDLLVSYTYRIAFEGGGGQDFGLAAAIATLIFLLVGALAIVNLKATRMKFD; this comes from the coding sequence ATGGATGTCATTAAAAAGAAACACTGGTGGCAAAGCAACGCGCTGAAGTGGTCGGCGATAGGTTTGCTGTGTCTGCTGGTGGGTTACCTTGTTGTTTTAATGTACGTACAAGGGGAGTATTTGTTCGCCATTGTGACGCTGATTTTAAGCTCCGCTGGCCTGTATATTTTTGCCAATCGCAAAGCCTATGCCTGGCGTTATGTTTACCCTGGCGTGGCCGGGATGGGGCTGTTTGTCCTGTTCCCACTGATCTGTACCATCGCCATTGCCTTTACCAACTACAGCAGCACTAACCAGCTTGCTCAGGAGCGCGCGCAACAGGTGCTTCTGGACCGCTCTTACCAGGCGGGTAAGACCTTCAACTTCGGCCTGTATCCTGCGGGTAATGAGTGGAAGTTAGCGCTCACTGACGAAGAGAATGGCAAAAACTATGTTTCCGATACGTTCAAATTTGGCGGCGAGCAGAAGCTGGCCTTAAAAGAGGCGGCAGCCCTGCCAGAAGGTGAACGTGCCAACCTGCGTATCATTACCCAAAACCGTCAGGCGCTGACTCAGATCACCGCCCTACTGCCAGACGAAAGCAAAGTGACCATGAGTTCGCTGCGCCAGTTCTCCGGCACACAACCGCTCTACACTCTGGCGGATAACGGTACGCTGACCAACAACCAGAGCGGTGTGAAGTACCGCCCGAACAACGACATTGGTTTCTATCAGTCCATTACTGCCGATGGCAAATGGGGTGATGACAAACTCAGCCCAGGCTATACCGTGACCATCGGCTGGGACAACTTTGCCCGCGTCTTTACCGACGAAGGCATCCAGAAACCGTTCTTCGCTATCTTTATCTGGACGGTAGTCTTCTCCGTACTGACCGTTCTCCTGACCGTCGCCGTGGGCATGGTACTGGCGTGTCTCGTACAGTGGGAGTCCCTTAAAGGCAAAGCGATTTACCGCGTGCTTCTGATTCTGCCGTATGCCGTACCGTCATTTATCTCGATTCTGATTTTCAAAGGGCTGTTTAACCAGAGTTTCGGTGAAATCAACATGATGCTGAGCGCACTGTTTGGTATCAAACCGGCCTGGTTCAGCGACCCAACCACTGCCCGTTCGATGATTATCATCGTGAACACCTGGCTGGGTTATCCGTACATGATGATCCTGTGCATGGGTCTGCTGAAAGCGATTCCGGACGACCTGTATGAAGCCTCGGCAATGGACGGTGCAGGCCCGTTCCAGAACTTCTTTAAGATAACACTGCCGCTGCTCATTAAGCCGCTGACGCCACTGATGATTGCGAGCTTTGCCTTTAACTTTAACAACTTCGTGCTGATTCAGCTGTTGACCAACGGTGGCCCTGACCGTCTGGGTACCACCACGCCGGCAGGCTATACCGACCTACTTGTGAGTTACACCTACCGTATCGCCTTTGAAGGCGGTGGCGGTCAGGATTTCGGTCTGGCGGCAGCGATTGCCACGCTGATCTTCCTGCTGGTAGGCGCACTGGCGATTGTGAACCTGAAAGCAACACGCATGAAATTCGACTAA
- a CDS encoding maltose ABC transporter permease, whose product MSMVQPKSQKLRLLATHLGLLIFIAAIMFPLLMVIAISLRSGNFATGSLIPDEISWEHWKLALGFSVEHADGRVTPPPFPVLLWLWNSVKIAGITAIGIVTLSTTCAYAFARMRFPGKATLLKGMLIFQMFPAVLSLVALYALFDRLGQYIPFIGLNTHGGVIFAYLGGIALHVWTIKGYFETIDGSLEEAAALDGATPWQAFRLVLLPLSVPILAVVFILSFIAAITEVPVASLLLRDVNSYTLAVGMQQYLNPQNYLWGDFAAAAVLSAIPITVVFLLAQRWLVNGLTAGGVKG is encoded by the coding sequence ATGTCTATGGTTCAACCTAAATCTCAGAAACTGCGCCTCCTCGCGACGCACTTAGGCCTGCTGATTTTTATTGCGGCGATTATGTTCCCGCTGCTGATGGTTATCGCCATCTCCCTGCGCTCAGGTAACTTCGCCACCGGGAGCTTGATCCCGGACGAGATCTCCTGGGAGCACTGGAAGCTCGCGCTGGGCTTCAGCGTAGAGCACGCCGATGGCCGCGTGACACCACCACCGTTCCCGGTGCTGTTATGGCTGTGGAACTCGGTGAAAATCGCCGGGATCACCGCGATAGGTATCGTAACGCTCTCCACCACCTGTGCTTACGCCTTCGCCCGTATGCGCTTCCCGGGTAAAGCGACACTGCTGAAAGGGATGCTGATTTTCCAGATGTTCCCGGCAGTGCTGTCCCTGGTGGCGTTGTATGCCTTGTTTGACCGTCTGGGCCAGTACATACCGTTTATCGGCCTGAACACTCACGGTGGCGTGATCTTCGCCTATCTTGGCGGTATCGCACTGCATGTGTGGACCATCAAAGGGTATTTCGAAACCATCGATGGCTCGCTGGAAGAAGCGGCGGCGCTGGATGGAGCAACCCCGTGGCAGGCGTTCCGCCTGGTTCTGCTGCCGCTGTCGGTGCCTATCCTGGCGGTGGTGTTTATTCTGTCGTTTATCGCCGCCATCACCGAAGTACCGGTCGCATCTCTGTTACTGCGTGATGTGAACAGCTACACGCTGGCCGTTGGTATGCAGCAATACCTCAACCCACAAAACTACCTGTGGGGTGACTTTGCCGCAGCGGCTGTGCTCTCCGCCATCCCGATTACCGTGGTGTTCTTGCTGGCTCAGCGCTGGCTGGTCAACGGCCTGACGGCGGGCGGTGTGAAAGGTTAA
- a CDS encoding maltose ABC transporter substrate-binding protein MalE: protein MKIKTGARVFALSALAAMMISAPALAKIEEGKLVIWINGDKGYNGLAEVGKKFEKDTGIKVTIEHPDKLEEKFPQVAATGDGPDIIFWAHDRFGGYAQSGLLAEVTPDKAFQDKLFPFTWDAVRYNGKLIAYPIAVEALSLIYNKDLVPNPPKTWEEIPKLDKELKAKGKSALMFNLQEPYFTWPLIAADGGYAFKYANGKYDVKDVGVDNAGAKAGLTFLVDLIKNKHMNADTDYSIAEAAFNKGETAMTINGPWAWTNIDKSKINYGVTLLPTFKGKPSKPFVGVLSAGINAASPNKELAKEFLENYLLTDQGLDEVNKDKPLGAVALKSFQDHLAKDPRIAATMDNAQKGEIMPNIPQMAAFWYATRTAVINAASGRQTVDAALKDAQGRITK from the coding sequence ATGAAGATCAAGACTGGCGCACGCGTTTTCGCATTGTCCGCCCTGGCAGCAATGATGATTTCCGCACCGGCTCTCGCCAAAATTGAAGAAGGTAAGCTGGTTATCTGGATTAACGGCGACAAAGGCTATAACGGCCTTGCCGAAGTGGGTAAAAAATTCGAAAAAGACACGGGTATTAAAGTAACCATTGAACACCCGGACAAACTGGAAGAGAAATTCCCACAGGTTGCTGCAACGGGTGACGGTCCGGACATCATCTTCTGGGCACATGACCGCTTCGGTGGTTACGCGCAATCAGGTCTGCTGGCTGAAGTGACGCCAGACAAAGCGTTCCAGGACAAACTGTTCCCGTTCACGTGGGACGCCGTTCGCTATAACGGCAAGCTGATCGCGTACCCAATTGCGGTTGAAGCGCTGTCTCTGATTTACAACAAAGACCTGGTGCCTAACCCACCGAAGACCTGGGAAGAGATCCCGAAACTGGATAAAGAGCTGAAGGCGAAAGGTAAGAGCGCCCTGATGTTCAACCTGCAAGAACCGTACTTCACCTGGCCGCTGATTGCTGCTGACGGTGGTTATGCATTCAAGTATGCAAACGGCAAGTATGACGTTAAAGATGTGGGCGTGGACAACGCTGGCGCGAAAGCGGGTCTGACCTTCCTGGTTGACCTCATCAAGAACAAACACATGAACGCGGATACCGATTACTCCATCGCGGAAGCAGCATTCAACAAAGGCGAAACGGCGATGACCATCAACGGTCCGTGGGCCTGGACCAACATCGACAAGAGCAAAATCAACTACGGCGTAACGCTGCTGCCAACCTTCAAAGGCAAGCCGTCTAAACCGTTCGTTGGCGTGCTGAGTGCGGGTATCAACGCCGCCAGCCCGAATAAAGAGCTGGCGAAAGAGTTCCTGGAAAACTACCTGCTGACCGATCAGGGTCTGGATGAAGTGAACAAGGACAAACCGCTGGGTGCTGTTGCGCTGAAATCCTTCCAGGATCATCTGGCGAAAGATCCACGCATCGCCGCAACCATGGATAACGCCCAGAAAGGCGAAATCATGCCGAACATCCCGCAAATGGCTGCGTTCTGGTATGCCACCCGTACTGCAGTTATCAATGCCGCAAGCGGTCGTCAGACTGTTGATGCTGCACTGAAAGATGCACAGGGTCGTATCACTAAGTAA
- the lamB gene encoding maltoporin, translated as MMITLRKQVPLAIAIAAGILSAQAGAVDFKGYARSGIGWTGSGGEQQCFQATGAQSKYRLGNECETYAELKLGQEVWKEGDKSFYFDTNVAYSVSQQNDWESTSPAFREANVQGKNLIEALPGSTIWAGKRFYQRHDVHMIDFYYWDISGPGAGIENIDLGFGKLSLAATRSSESGGSATFADRDALGNRIYDNLVPNDVFDVRLAQMQINDGGTLEFGVDYGHTNIPDDYYLQPGASKDGWMFTAEHTQSMLKGFNKFVLQYATDAMTSNGKGRPEGGSINNNGDMWRVLDHGAISLGDSWDLMYVGMYQDINLDNNNGTKWWTVGVRPMYKWTPIMSTLLEVGYDNVKSQKTDDTNSQYKITLAQQWQAGDSIWSRPAIRVFATYAKWDEKWGYANSDSGAGYDSGIAYSDTSAKTFSRGDSDEWTFGAQMEIWW; from the coding sequence ATGATGATTACTCTGCGCAAACAAGTCCCTCTGGCAATCGCCATTGCGGCAGGCATCCTGTCTGCCCAGGCGGGTGCCGTAGACTTTAAAGGTTATGCTCGTTCTGGCATCGGCTGGACCGGGAGTGGCGGTGAACAACAATGTTTCCAGGCAACCGGTGCTCAAAGTAAATACCGTCTTGGTAACGAATGTGAAACCTATGCGGAATTGAAACTGGGCCAGGAAGTGTGGAAAGAAGGTGATAAGAGCTTCTATTTCGACACCAACGTCGCGTATTCCGTTTCTCAGCAGAACGACTGGGAATCCACCAGCCCAGCCTTCCGTGAAGCTAACGTGCAGGGTAAAAACCTCATCGAAGCACTGCCAGGCTCCACCATTTGGGCCGGTAAGCGTTTCTATCAACGTCATGACGTTCACATGATCGACTTCTACTACTGGGATATTTCTGGTCCTGGTGCGGGTATCGAAAACATCGATCTGGGCTTCGGTAAACTCTCTCTGGCAGCAACCCGTTCTTCCGAATCGGGTGGTTCTGCAACCTTCGCTGACCGTGATGCACTGGGTAATCGTATTTATGACAACCTGGTACCGAACGATGTCTTCGACGTCCGTTTAGCACAGATGCAGATCAACGACGGCGGTACGCTGGAGTTTGGTGTTGACTATGGTCACACCAACATTCCTGATGACTACTACCTGCAGCCTGGCGCGTCTAAAGATGGCTGGATGTTCACTGCTGAACACACCCAGAGCATGCTGAAGGGCTTCAACAAGTTCGTTCTGCAGTACGCAACTGACGCTATGACCTCCAACGGTAAAGGCCGTCCGGAAGGTGGTAGCATCAACAACAACGGCGACATGTGGCGCGTGCTGGACCACGGTGCGATCTCTCTGGGCGACTCCTGGGATCTGATGTATGTGGGTATGTACCAGGACATCAACCTGGATAACAACAACGGTACCAAGTGGTGGACCGTCGGTGTGCGTCCTATGTACAAATGGACGCCAATCATGAGTACCCTGCTGGAAGTTGGCTACGACAACGTTAAGTCTCAGAAAACTGACGACACCAACAGCCAGTACAAAATCACCCTGGCACAGCAATGGCAGGCAGGCGACAGCATCTGGTCCCGTCCGGCTATCCGTGTCTTCGCAACCTATGCGAAGTGGGATGAGAAATGGGGCTACGCAAACAGTGACTCCGGTGCTGGTTATGACTCTGGCATCGCGTACAGCGACACCTCCGCGAAAACCTTCAGCCGTGGTGACTCCGACGAGTGGACCTTCGGTGCCCAGATGGAAATCTGGTGGTAA
- a CDS encoding maltose operon protein MalM: protein MKMKKSLVALCLSAGLLACAPAITFADVNFVPQNTSAAPAIPAAALQQLTWVPVDQSKTQSTQLSAGGQPLNVPGITGPVAAFSVPANIGELTLTLTSEVNKQTSVFAPNVLILDQNMTPSAFFPSEYFSYQEPGVMSADRLEGKMRLTPALGQQKIYVLVFTTEKDLQQTTKLIDPAKAYAKGTGNSVPDIPDPLARHVTDGLLKLKVSTNNASSVLVGPLFGSSGTGPVTVGNTAAPVYTAPAATAAAAPVAAAAPAPAKKADPMLNDTETYFNNAIKQAVKRGDVDKALKLLDEAERLGSTTARSTFISSVKGKG from the coding sequence ATGAAAATGAAGAAAAGTCTCGTCGCGCTGTGCCTCTCTGCGGGGCTGCTGGCCTGTGCTCCAGCTATCACCTTCGCAGACGTCAATTTCGTACCACAAAATACCAGTGCTGCCCCTGCTATTCCGGCGGCGGCGCTCCAGCAACTGACCTGGGTCCCGGTTGATCAATCCAAAACCCAGTCAACCCAGCTTTCTGCTGGTGGCCAACCCCTGAACGTACCGGGAATTACTGGCCCGGTTGCCGCCTTTAGCGTACCGGCGAACATCGGTGAACTGACCCTCACGCTGACCAGTGAAGTGAATAAGCAGACCAGCGTCTTTGCACCTAACGTGCTGATTCTGGATCAGAATATGACGCCATCTGCATTTTTCCCGAGTGAATATTTCAGCTACCAGGAGCCTGGCGTCATGAGCGCCGACCGCCTGGAAGGCAAAATGCGCCTGACGCCTGCCCTGGGTCAGCAAAAGATTTATGTTCTGGTCTTCACAACAGAGAAAGATTTGCAGCAGACCACGAAGCTTATCGATCCGGCGAAAGCCTACGCCAAAGGGACGGGTAACTCTGTTCCGGATATTCCGGATCCATTAGCACGCCACGTCACCGACGGTCTGCTGAAACTGAAAGTCTCTACTAACAATGCTTCCAGCGTGCTGGTTGGCCCACTGTTTGGTTCCTCCGGTACTGGCCCTGTCACCGTAGGCAATACTGCTGCACCTGTGTACACCGCGCCAGCTGCCACAGCAGCAGCCGCACCCGTTGCCGCTGCCGCACCCGCTCCGGCGAAGAAAGCCGATCCGATGCTGAACGACACCGAAACCTATTTCAACAATGCCATTAAGCAGGCGGTGAAGCGCGGCGATGTCGACAAAGCACTGAAACTGCTTGATGAAGCCGAGCGTTTAGGTTCCACCACTGCCCGTTCCACCTTTATCAGCAGTGTAAAAGGCAAGGGGTAA
- the ubiC gene encoding chorismate pyruvate-lyase — protein MSHPALTQLRALRYFDQIPALDPEQRDWLLLEDSMTKRFEQQGKTVTVTMIREGFVSADEIASELPLLPKENRYWLREILLCADGEPWLAGRTVVPESTLSGPELALQRLGKTPLGRYLFTSSELTRDFIEIGSEADLWGRRSRLRLSGKPLILTELFLPASPLY, from the coding sequence ATGTCACACCCTGCGCTAACGCAACTGCGTGCGCTACGCTATTTCGACCAAATACCTGCGCTTGATCCGGAGCAACGTGACTGGTTGCTGCTGGAAGATTCCATGACGAAACGTTTTGAACAACAGGGCAAAACGGTCACGGTGACGATGATTCGGGAAGGGTTTGTCTCTGCCGATGAAATTGCCAGTGAGCTGCCGCTGTTGCCGAAAGAAAATCGCTACTGGCTGCGTGAAATTTTACTGTGTGCTGACGGTGAGCCGTGGCTTGCTGGTCGGACGGTGGTTCCCGAGTCCACTCTTTCCGGGCCGGAGCTGGCTCTGCAACGGCTGGGGAAAACGCCTCTTGGGCGCTATCTTTTCACATCGTCTGAACTTACCCGGGATTTTATTGAGATTGGAAGTGAAGCCGACCTGTGGGGGCGTCGTTCCCGCCTTCGCCTGAGTGGTAAGCCGCTAATACTGACGGAGCTTTTTTTACCGGCGTCGCCGTTGTACTGA
- the psiE gene encoding protein PsiE translates to MTSLTRPRVEFISTILQTVLNLGLLSLGLILVVFLGKETVHLADVLFAPEQTSKYELVEGLVVYFLYFEFIALIVKYFQSGFHFPLRYFVYIGITAIVRLIIVDHKSPLDVLIYSAAILLLVVTLWLCNSKRLKRE, encoded by the coding sequence ATGACATCCCTGACTCGCCCGCGTGTTGAGTTTATCTCAACAATCCTCCAGACCGTGCTGAACCTCGGTCTGCTGAGCCTTGGCCTGATACTGGTTGTTTTTCTCGGTAAAGAGACGGTGCATCTGGCGGATGTGCTGTTCGCCCCCGAGCAAACCAGCAAATATGAGCTGGTGGAAGGACTGGTGGTCTACTTTCTCTACTTCGAATTTATCGCCCTGATTGTGAAGTACTTTCAGTCCGGCTTTCATTTCCCACTACGCTATTTCGTCTACATTGGGATCACCGCCATTGTGCGGCTGATCATCGTCGATCATAAATCACCGCTCGACGTGTTGATCTACTCAGCCGCGATCCTGCTCCTCGTGGTGACTCTGTGGTTGTGCAACTCTAAGCGACTGAAGCGCGAATAA
- the ubiA gene encoding 4-hydroxybenzoate octaprenyltransferase: protein MEWSLTQNKLLAYHRLMRTDKPIGALLLLWPTLWALWVATPGMPPLWILGVFFAGVWLMRAAGCVVNDYADRKFDGHVKRTANRPLPGGQVTEKEALTLFAVLVVFSFMLVLTLNTMTILLSIAGLALAWVYPFMKRYTHLPQVVLGAAFGWSIPMAFAAVSESVPLSCWLMFLANILWAVAYDTQYAMVDRDDDLKIGIKSTAILFGRQDKLIIGILQAAVLALMVVIGRLNGLNWAFYWSVLVAGLLFAYQQKLIAKREREACFKAFMNNNYVGLVLFLGLVMSYFS from the coding sequence ATGGAGTGGAGCCTGACGCAGAATAAGCTGCTGGCCTATCACCGCTTAATGCGTACAGATAAACCCATTGGCGCATTACTGCTGCTATGGCCGACCTTATGGGCGCTGTGGGTGGCGACCCCGGGGATGCCACCGCTGTGGATCCTGGGCGTATTTTTCGCCGGTGTCTGGCTGATGCGTGCGGCGGGCTGTGTGGTCAATGACTATGCAGATCGTAAGTTTGACGGGCATGTGAAGCGTACCGCTAATCGTCCTTTGCCTGGCGGGCAGGTTACCGAGAAAGAGGCGCTTACGCTGTTTGCCGTGCTGGTTGTGTTCTCTTTCATGCTGGTGTTAACCCTGAATACGATGACCATCCTGCTTTCCATTGCAGGGCTGGCGCTGGCCTGGGTTTATCCATTCATGAAGCGTTATACCCATCTGCCGCAGGTAGTGCTGGGCGCGGCGTTTGGCTGGTCGATTCCCATGGCATTTGCGGCAGTGAGTGAGTCTGTGCCGCTCAGTTGCTGGCTGATGTTCCTGGCGAATATCCTCTGGGCCGTAGCGTACGATACGCAGTATGCGATGGTTGACCGCGATGATGACCTGAAAATTGGCATTAAATCGACCGCGATCCTGTTTGGTCGCCAGGACAAACTGATCATTGGCATTCTGCAGGCAGCGGTGCTGGCGCTGATGGTAGTGATTGGTCGCCTGAACGGGCTGAACTGGGCGTTTTACTGGTCAGTGCTGGTGGCGGGGTTGTTGTTTGCATATCAGCAAAAGCTGATTGCAAAGCGCGAACGTGAAGCCTGCTTTAAAGCGTTCATGAATAATAACTATGTTGGTCTGGTGCTTTTTTTAGGGCTGGTGATGAGTTACTTTTCATAG
- the malK gene encoding maltose/maltodextrin import ATP-binding protein MalK, producing MANVQLRNVTKAWGDVVVSKDINLDIHEGEFVVFVGPSGCGKSTLLRMIAGLETITSGDLLIGDTRMNDIPPAERGVGMVFQSYALYPHLSVAENMSFGLKLAGAKKEVINQRVTQVAEVLQLAHLLERKPKALSGGQRQRVAIGRTLVAEPRVFLLDEPLSNLDAALRVQMRIEISRLHKRLGRTMIYVTHDQVEAMTLADKIVVLDAGRVAQVGKPLELYHYPADRFVAGFIGSPKMNFLPVKVTATAIEQVQVELPSRQQIWLPVDSANVQVGANMSLGIRPEHLLPSHIADVTLEGEVQVVEQLGHETQIHIQIPAIRQNLVYRQNDVVLVEEGATFAIGLPPERCHLFREDGTACRRLHKEPGV from the coding sequence ATGGCGAACGTACAGCTGCGTAATGTAACGAAAGCCTGGGGCGATGTAGTGGTGTCAAAAGACATCAATCTGGACATCCACGAAGGTGAATTCGTGGTGTTTGTCGGCCCATCTGGCTGCGGTAAATCTACTCTGCTGCGTATGATTGCCGGTCTTGAAACCATCACCAGTGGCGATTTGCTGATCGGTGATACCCGAATGAACGACATCCCGCCCGCGGAACGTGGCGTAGGTATGGTGTTCCAGTCTTATGCACTTTATCCCCATCTTTCCGTGGCCGAGAACATGTCTTTCGGTCTGAAGCTGGCGGGGGCGAAGAAAGAGGTGATTAACCAGCGCGTCACTCAGGTGGCGGAAGTGTTACAGCTGGCTCATCTGCTGGAGCGTAAACCGAAAGCGCTCTCCGGTGGTCAGCGTCAGCGCGTGGCAATTGGCCGTACGCTGGTGGCAGAACCGCGCGTGTTCCTGCTCGATGAACCTCTTTCTAACCTGGATGCCGCGCTGCGCGTTCAGATGCGTATCGAAATCTCCCGTCTGCACAAACGTCTTGGCCGCACGATGATTTACGTCACCCACGATCAGGTCGAAGCGATGACGCTGGCCGACAAAATTGTGGTGCTGGACGCCGGTCGTGTGGCGCAGGTGGGTAAACCGCTGGAGTTGTATCACTACCCGGCAGACCGCTTTGTTGCGGGCTTCATTGGCTCGCCAAAGATGAACTTCCTGCCCGTCAAAGTGACCGCGACAGCCATTGAACAGGTACAGGTGGAGCTGCCAAGCCGCCAGCAAATCTGGCTGCCGGTCGACAGCGCCAACGTACAGGTAGGGGCAAACATGTCCCTGGGTATTCGCCCTGAACATTTACTGCCGAGCCACATCGCTGATGTGACCCTGGAAGGTGAAGTTCAGGTTGTAGAACAACTTGGTCACGAAACACAGATTCATATCCAGATCCCCGCCATTCGTCAGAACCTGGTGTACCGCCAGAATGACGTGGTGTTGGTAGAAGAGGGTGCCACATTCGCTATCGGTTTGCCGCCAGAGCGTTGCCATCTGTTCCGTGAGGATGGCACCGCATGTCGTCGGCTGCATAAAGAGCCAGGCGTTTAA